The sequence below is a genomic window from Sorangiineae bacterium MSr12523.
CTCATGCCGGGCATGCGCACATCGGAGATCACCACGTCGAACGCGCTGCTCTCGAGCACTCCGAGCGCCTCCTCTCCCGAGGTGACGTGGCGCGTCTGAAAGCCTTCGTGCTCCAAGAGTGCGGCGAGCACCTTCCCCACGGCGACGTCGTCCTCCACGACGAGCACGGATTGGTCCCTCATGCCACGAGCATCGGCCGAAGAGCGCGAGTGTGCAATCCTCTGCACGCCCCAGCACCTCACTGCACACTCATCCCCGTGCCCGTGCCCGTGCCCGTGCCCGTGCCCGTGCCCGAACAAACCAATGGCCTGCCCATTGCAGCCCGCCGTCCTCACCCATGCCGCCCACCCTCGACTTTCGCGACGCGACGTTCCTCCTTGCCGCGGTCGGTCACCTGGCCTTGGCCATCCTCTGCGTCTCGCGTGGCGGGATCCGCGGCCGCCGAGGGCCTCTCGCCTTTCCCCTGGCGTTGCTCGCCTTCGATCTCTTCGGCTGGACATTCGCTGTATTCTGCAATCATCTCGCCCCCAGCGCCGCCTGGCGCGCCTTGGACGCGGTGTTCTCGGCGCTCGCCCCGCCGGTGGTCCTGCACGTGGTGCTCGCATTCGTGGGCCGGCTGCGGGTGCGCCGCCTTCTCGTGCGCGCTCTCTACGCCGGCTATGCGCTCTTTGCGCTTTCGTCCATCGCAACGACCTCCATCGAGTCGCGTGCCTGGGCGGCGGTGTTTCTCGCAGGCTGGCTGCCCACGTTCGTGTACGAGGTGTGGCTTCTCGTCCAGCACCTTCGCGCCAGCGGCGATGCCGACGAGAAGGCGCGCACCCGCTTGATGCTCGGTGCCCTGCTCGTGGGCGGTGCATTTGCCTCCACGGATCTCTGGCACGACGCCGGCGTCCCGCTGCCGCCGCTCGCGCCCATCGGCACCTTGCTTGCGACTGCACTCGTGGCCGTGGTGGCGCTGCGGTTTCGCCTCTTCGAGCGCAACCTCGGCGCGACCACCTCGCTTTACGCCGTGTCGGTGGCCGCGTGCGCCGTGCTTCTGTACCTGACGCTCTTTCAAGGCCTGCGCGGAAACTTGCCCGCGATGACCTTCGGCATCACCGTCGTCACCCTGCTTCTCACCGCCTTCGTGCGCGAAGCCACCAGCTCGTTCTCGAATTACCGCGAACGGGTCGAGCGCCTCGCGGTCATGGGGCGCTTCTCGGCGCAGATGGCCCACGACCTGAAAAACCCGCTGGCGGCGCTGGTCGGGGCGGTGCAGCTGCTCGAGCTCGACGCAGGCGCCTCCGGGCCGCGTGCCTCGGGCCGCGACTTTCATGCGCTCATCCTCGAGCAAGCGGAACGCATCCGGGCCATCGTCGAGAAATACGAGCGGCTCGGCCGGGTGGAGCCCGTGCGGTCGCGGGTGCAGGTGAACGATCTCGTGAAGCGCGTGACCGCCCTGCAGCCGCACGCCAGCCGCGAGCTGAAGCTCGACCTGGAGCTCGACCTCGATCCGGCGCTGCCCGATTGCGAGCTCGACCCGGATCTGCTCGCCGGCGCCCTCGAGAACCTCGTGCGCAACGCCGTGGAGGCCATGGACCGTAGCGGCTCCGTCGTCGTTCGGACGCGGGTGGACGCGCACGATGGCGCCCCGGCCTCGTTGATCCTGGCCGTCGCCGACACGGGCGAGGGCATGGATGCACGGCAGGTCGAGCGCGCGTTCGACGACTTTTATACGACGAAGGCCACCGGAAGCGGACTGGGGCTCCCCTTCGTCCGCCGCGTCGCGCTCGCGCATGGCGGAGACGCCTCCCTCACGAGTCGGCGCGGAGCGGGCACGACCGTCGAGATTCGTCTGCCGCTGGCGTGCTAATTCCAGAGAGGTGCCGCTTTCCGGACCGTTCGACCGCATCCTTGCGCTGATGGCCGTGCTTCGCACGCGCGCGGACGCGGTGCGCGACGGGGTGTACATCGTTGTCTGTCTGCTCTTCATGGCGGGCATTCCCGGCAGCGCCGTTCGTCCCATCGTCTACGAGCGCGTGGCGCCGCCGGTGCCAGAGACCATCCGCGATCGCGACGCCGCGCTGGACGTGGACGTGCGCACCAGCGAAGGCGAGCGCTTGCCCCACGCGCGCGTGCGAGCGCTGGCCGTCATCGACGGGCGCGTGCACGCGGCAGGGGAGGGGATCACCAACGCCGATGGCTTCGTGCACATCGAGCACCTGCCGCGCGCCGAGCACTGGGTGCTCGCCGATGCGCCGGGGCGCGCACGTGCTGCGACGACGGTGGCGCTGACCCAAGGCGCACGCAGCGTGGTGCTGTCCTTGGAGCCGGAGCATTTCCTGGACGTCGACGTAAAGGACGAGCGCGGGGGCGGTCTCGCGGGCGTCGAAATCGAAGTCACAGGGCGCGATCCGCTTCCCGTCGGTGCCCGCACCGATCTGGACGGCCACGCGCGCGTGGGCCGCTTGACCCGTGGTCCCTACGTCGCCACGGCGCGCCTGCCCGGCCTCGAAGAAGTGACCCAGCGCGGACTGCTCGAGGGCTCGACCGCGCACTTCGTGCTGCGCCGCCTCGGCGTCATCATCGCGCGCGTGCGCGATGGCGGCGAGCCGGCGCCGGGGGCGCGCGTGCAGATCAGCGGCGCCACGCTTTGGCCCCCGCGCGCAGCCGAAACCGATGCCAACGGGCAGCTTCGCATCGCGTCGCTCTCGGCGGGCACCTACGCCTTGCGCGCCAACCGCGGGGATCGCGTGAGCGCCATCGAGCTCGACGTCGCGGTGAACGGCGGCGACGAGCGCGAGGTCGAGTTGAACCTCGAGCCGGGCATGCAGGTCGCGACCCGGGTCATCGAGGGCGACCAAGAGGGCGCGAGCGACGCCATCCCCATCGTCGGTGCACGCGTCACCTTGGTCGAGGGCGGGCTCTCACCTTTTCCCATCGAAGGCGTGACCGATCGCGATGGGCAGGCGCGGCTCGGCCCCATCGCCCGCGGATCGGCGGCCCTTTCCGCGCGGGCCGACGGCTACGTTGCGCGAGGGGGCATTCCGGTGCCCGAGTCCCCGAGCGGCCCCGTGGTGATCGCGCTTCCGCGCGGCGGCACGGTCATCGGCCGCGTGACCGACACCCGCGGCTTTCCCGTGGACGGCGCCACCATCGTCCTCTTCGGCACCGACTTTCACGGCGCGCCCATCGACGACGATCCGCGCCGCACCAGCTTTCGCGATGCGCACTTCAGCGCAACGCTCGCCGGGCCGCGCCCGCTCGTTCCGGCCGGTGAGCTCGGGGTGATGCCCGGCCCCGTGCCGCCGATCCCGCGCGCGACCGATCCCGCCCCCGGCGTGGCCTCCATGTCCGTGAGCGATCCCTCGGGCAAGCCGCCGGAACCCTGGGTCACACGCGCCGATGGCACCTACCGGGCCACGCCGGCCACGCCGGGCCGCATCCGCGCGCTGGTGCGCCACCCGCAGTATGTCGAGGTGACCAGCGATGTCGTCACGCTTGCCTCGGGCGGTGAGGCCCGCATCGATGTCGTGATGCATGCCGGCGGCTCGCTCGAAGGCCATGTCGTCGATGCGCGCGGGCACGCCATCGACGGCGCCCGCGTCACCGTGAGCGCCGTTCGCGGCGGGCTCGAACGCGCAACGCGCACCATGGCCGACGGCAGCTTCGCCTTCGCCTCGCTGCCCGAGTCCATCGGCCTGACCGTCACGCGCGACGACAACCCGGGCTCGCCCAGCGTGAATCTGCCGCTGACCATTCCCGACGGCCAGAAGCGCGAAATCACCGTCACCATGCCCGATCCGCGCCCGGCGCTCCGCGTCCGCGTGAACGACGATCGCGGTTACGCACTCGATGCCGTGCAGCTCTCCGCGAGCTCGCTCGACCCGGATGCGCCGTTGCGAAGCACCGCCTACACCGATGCACGCGGCGAGGCGAGCATCCCCGGCGCCCGCGGTGTGGCCATCCGCCTCGAAGCCCGCGCGCCCGACCGCGCCCCCACCATCGTCACCGTCGACGCCGATGCCGTGGAGCCCGTGATCGTGGCCCTCGGCCGAGCCGAGAGTGCGACCGGCGAGGTGCGCAGCAGCCGCGGCGATCGCCTGCAGGACGCCGAGATCGTCCTTTACACCGAGATCGGCGCCCGCCGCACGCGCACCGATGCCGAGGGGCTCTTCACCCTGGGCGAGCTGTCGCCCGGTCCAGCGCGTCTCGTGGTGCGTGCCGCCGGCTATGCGCCCGCCGAGCGGTCCGTTTCCATTGGGAAATCCGGGGGCAATCGTCCCACCGCGCTTGCCCGCGTGGAGCTCAAGTCCGAAGGCTCCGTCAGCGGCACCGTGGTCGACGCGCAAAATCGACCCGTGCAAGGTGCACGCATCGCCCGCGACCAGGTGCCCACGTACCTCGCCGTCGGCGCCACGCCGCGCGGCATGGCGGTGAGCGATGCGCAGGGGCGCTTCCGACTCGGCGAATTGGAAGAAGGGGCGGTGACCCTGGAGGCATTCGCGCCCGACGTGGGCCGCGTGCGCCTGGACGGCGTTCGCATCGTGGCCGGGCGCACCACGTCGGGCATCGTCCTCGCGTTTCCGCGCGACGGTGAGAAACGCGAGGCCTCCACCGCTAGCCCCGACATGGCCGGCGTCGCCGTCACCTTGGGCACCGACGAGGACGGCGACATCGTGCTCGCCGCCGTCGCCGAGGGCAGCGCGGCCGAGCGCGCGGGGCTCGCCCCAGGCGACGCGGTCCTCGAGGTCGATGGCGCGGCCGTGCATACGATGCCCGAGGCTCGCGCCAAGCTGCAGGGCCCCGCCAACCTCGACGTCATCATCAAGGTGCGTCGCGGCGATGCACCGCTCACGCTCCGCGTCGCACGGGAACCCGTTCGCCGGTAGCGCTTCTCTCCATGAGGAGATTTTTTTTATGGACTCTCCATGGAGAGATTTTTTTTGATGGATTCTCCATGGGGAAATTTTTGATGGATTCTCCATCGAGAAATTTCTTTTGATGGACTCTCTCGATGGAGATTTCTCTTTTCTGGTGGCTCAGTGTTCCCGCCGCAGGGTCATGCGCTTGCCCTCGAGCACCGTCCACTGCATCGTGTCGTCGTCCACGAACACGAAGGTTTGCGGCTCCTTGCTCCCGTCGGACTCCGTGATGACCACGACCGTGTTCTTCTCCGCGCGGACCACCTTGAAGGCACTGCTCGACTTCTCGCTTGGCGTCGTGACGGAGACTTTGCCCTCGCGAAAGTCCATCTCGGTGCCGGTGGCAAATGCCGTGGCCGCCGCCTCCTGCTCGGGCGTCACGCCCTCCACCTTG
It includes:
- a CDS encoding carboxypeptidase regulatory-like domain-containing protein codes for the protein MPLSGPFDRILALMAVLRTRADAVRDGVYIVVCLLFMAGIPGSAVRPIVYERVAPPVPETIRDRDAALDVDVRTSEGERLPHARVRALAVIDGRVHAAGEGITNADGFVHIEHLPRAEHWVLADAPGRARAATTVALTQGARSVVLSLEPEHFLDVDVKDERGGGLAGVEIEVTGRDPLPVGARTDLDGHARVGRLTRGPYVATARLPGLEEVTQRGLLEGSTAHFVLRRLGVIIARVRDGGEPAPGARVQISGATLWPPRAAETDANGQLRIASLSAGTYALRANRGDRVSAIELDVAVNGGDEREVELNLEPGMQVATRVIEGDQEGASDAIPIVGARVTLVEGGLSPFPIEGVTDRDGQARLGPIARGSAALSARADGYVARGGIPVPESPSGPVVIALPRGGTVIGRVTDTRGFPVDGATIVLFGTDFHGAPIDDDPRRTSFRDAHFSATLAGPRPLVPAGELGVMPGPVPPIPRATDPAPGVASMSVSDPSGKPPEPWVTRADGTYRATPATPGRIRALVRHPQYVEVTSDVVTLASGGEARIDVVMHAGGSLEGHVVDARGHAIDGARVTVSAVRGGLERATRTMADGSFAFASLPESIGLTVTRDDNPGSPSVNLPLTIPDGQKREITVTMPDPRPALRVRVNDDRGYALDAVQLSASSLDPDAPLRSTAYTDARGEASIPGARGVAIRLEARAPDRAPTIVTVDADAVEPVIVALGRAESATGEVRSSRGDRLQDAEIVLYTEIGARRTRTDAEGLFTLGELSPGPARLVVRAAGYAPAERSVSIGKSGGNRPTALARVELKSEGSVSGTVVDAQNRPVQGARIARDQVPTYLAVGATPRGMAVSDAQGRFRLGELEEGAVTLEAFAPDVGRVRLDGVRIVAGRTTSGIVLAFPRDGEKREASTASPDMAGVAVTLGTDEDGDIVLAAVAEGSAAERAGLAPGDAVLEVDGAAVHTMPEARAKLQGPANLDVIIKVRRGDAPLTLRVAREPVRR
- a CDS encoding ATP-binding protein, producing the protein MPPTLDFRDATFLLAAVGHLALAILCVSRGGIRGRRGPLAFPLALLAFDLFGWTFAVFCNHLAPSAAWRALDAVFSALAPPVVLHVVLAFVGRLRVRRLLVRALYAGYALFALSSIATTSIESRAWAAVFLAGWLPTFVYEVWLLVQHLRASGDADEKARTRLMLGALLVGGAFASTDLWHDAGVPLPPLAPIGTLLATALVAVVALRFRLFERNLGATTSLYAVSVAACAVLLYLTLFQGLRGNLPAMTFGITVVTLLLTAFVREATSSFSNYRERVERLAVMGRFSAQMAHDLKNPLAALVGAVQLLELDAGASGPRASGRDFHALILEQAERIRAIVEKYERLGRVEPVRSRVQVNDLVKRVTALQPHASRELKLDLELDLDPALPDCELDPDLLAGALENLVRNAVEAMDRSGSVVVRTRVDAHDGAPASLILAVADTGEGMDARQVERAFDDFYTTKATGSGLGLPFVRRVALAHGGDASLTSRRGAGTTVEIRLPLAC